Proteins from a genomic interval of Candidatus Poribacteria bacterium:
- a CDS encoding mRNA-degrading endonuclease — translation MVNAIMYVPRHGDIVWIDFEPHVGHEQAKERPALVLSEEIYNRRLWLAIMCPITTSRKPYRADLDVPIPPEVEIRSKDLTQIIELDGVIQADHIKSLDWWERRARYAGDMPDETVIQVLQIVATLVKIW, via the coding sequence TTGGTAAACGCCATTATGTACGTTCCACGACACGGTGATATCGTGTGGATTGACTTTGAACCCCACGTTGGACACGAGCAAGCAAAAGAGCGTCCGGCTCTTGTCCTCTCTGAAGAAATCTATAATCGTAGATTGTGGTTGGCAATTATGTGTCCAATCACGACCAGCCGGAAGCCCTACCGTGCAGACCTTGATGTTCCGATCCCACCAGAAGTAGAAATTCGTAGCAAGGACCTCACCCAAATTATTGAGCTTGACGGAGTCATCCAAGCAGATCATATCAAAAGTCTTGATTGGTGGGAAAGACGCGCGCGGTACGCAGGGGACATGCCAGACGAAACTGTTATTCAGGTTTTGCAAATCGTTGCTACTCTTGTGAAAATTTGGTAG
- a CDS encoding amidohydrolase family protein encodes MFKIIDTHQHFWDTSNLEYPWLEGFDLLGKRYTAEDYREAIGDLNVVRSVHVEGDPAETDVVKEVEWLTHISETDGMIGAIAAAAPLEKPNAEAILEQLTGFGLVVGVRRMAWHHPDPQFYAMPELINGVKLLTKFDLSFELCANHAQLPAAIELVKVTPDVRHALNHCGGPDIKGGQFEPWATHINELAAFENVHCKVSGIVTTASEDWTREELKPYIQHLVEAFGYERLMFGSDWPVCTLAATYQEWVATLLGTVADASDAERNRLFYGNAAEFYSV; translated from the coding sequence ATGTTTAAAATAATAGATACCCACCAACACTTTTGGGATACCTCTAATTTGGAATACCCTTGGTTAGAAGGGTTCGATCTATTGGGAAAACGATACACGGCAGAAGATTACCGCGAGGCGATTGGGGACCTTAACGTCGTCAGGTCGGTACACGTTGAAGGCGACCCCGCTGAAACGGATGTTGTCAAGGAGGTCGAGTGGCTCACACACATATCCGAGACAGATGGAATGATTGGCGCGATAGCGGCAGCGGCACCGCTTGAAAAACCGAACGCCGAGGCGATTCTCGAACAACTCACAGGATTCGGGCTTGTTGTAGGCGTGCGGCGCATGGCGTGGCATCATCCCGATCCGCAGTTCTACGCCATGCCTGAGCTGATTAACGGCGTGAAATTGCTGACGAAATTCGATCTCTCCTTTGAACTCTGTGCGAATCATGCACAACTTCCGGCGGCAATCGAACTCGTCAAGGTAACACCGGACGTTCGGCATGCTCTTAACCACTGCGGGGGACCCGACATAAAGGGCGGGCAATTCGAGCCATGGGCGACACACATCAACGAACTCGCCGCCTTCGAGAACGTTCACTGCAAGGTATCGGGGATTGTGACGACTGCAAGTGAGGACTGGACGCGTGAGGAACTGAAGCCGTATATCCAACATCTCGTGGAGGCTTTCGGTTATGAACGGCTGATGTTCGGGAGCGATTGGCCCGTGTGCACCTTAGCGGCGACATATCAGGAATGGGTCGCGACACTCTTAGGTACCGTGGCGGACGCGTCGGACGCGGAGAGAAATAGGCTCTTCTATGGAAACGCTGCGGAATTTTATTCGGTATAA
- a CDS encoding zinc metallopeptidase yields the protein MFLGFFDPLYFVFLAPGLALSLYATFRTKSTFSKYSQVGSRKGLTGAQAADLMLKRHGVSGVRIERSSGWLSDHYDPGEKALRLSDDVYSSQSLSAIGVACHEAGHAMQDAHGYAMLNLRTALVPATNFSSMASYILIMVGFFIQPFLLFGVGFFAVGVVFSLITLPVEWDASKRAKVAMAEAGMLTQEENQHASKVLNAAFLTYLAAAVTSLLTLLYYLFRLGLLGGSDE from the coding sequence ATGTTTTTGGGTTTCTTTGATCCACTCTATTTCGTATTCCTCGCACCGGGACTGGCACTGTCCCTCTACGCCACGTTTCGCACAAAATCGACATTCTCAAAATATTCACAAGTCGGATCGCGTAAGGGATTGACAGGCGCGCAAGCCGCCGATCTGATGCTGAAACGGCACGGTGTTAGCGGCGTCCGAATCGAACGCTCAAGTGGATGGTTAAGTGACCACTATGATCCGGGCGAGAAAGCACTCAGGTTATCCGATGACGTCTATTCAAGTCAATCGCTTTCCGCAATAGGGGTTGCCTGCCATGAAGCCGGACATGCGATGCAGGATGCACACGGCTATGCAATGCTGAACCTACGGACCGCCCTCGTCCCAGCGACGAACTTTAGTTCGATGGCCTCTTATATTCTGATAATGGTCGGTTTCTTTATTCAACCCTTCCTGCTGTTCGGTGTTGGATTTTTTGCAGTAGGAGTCGTCTTTTCGTTAATAACACTTCCCGTTGAATGGGATGCCAGTAAGCGAGCCAAAGTCGCAATGGCAGAAGCAGGCATGCTCACGCAAGAAGAGAACCAGCACGCCAGTAAAGTGCTCAACGCGGCATTTTTGACGTATCTCGCAGCGGCAGTGACGAGTCTCCTTACACTGCTCTACTACCTATTCCGATTGGGACTGTTGGGTGGCAGTGACGAATAA
- a CDS encoding VOC family protein has product MSTTLVHIGVRTTDLEKSIRFWRDALGLRVFSTMNGCYDLTDGYHNFRVFQHSGPDRPKHVGGMLDYLHIGVRVPNLREAAQRCEDLGFTITWEGLGGDKPYDPNSDELPSEAFKIEDPDGIVVDITEQDDQWPGVDIDSKS; this is encoded by the coding sequence ATGTCAACGACACTTGTACACATCGGCGTTCGCACGACCGATTTGGAAAAAAGCATTCGCTTCTGGCGCGATGCGCTCGGATTGCGGGTCTTCTCAACGATGAATGGATGTTATGATCTTACGGACGGTTATCACAACTTCCGCGTGTTTCAACACAGCGGTCCGGATCGTCCAAAACATGTCGGCGGGATGTTAGACTACCTCCACATCGGGGTTCGTGTTCCGAACCTGCGAGAAGCGGCGCAGCGGTGTGAGGACCTCGGTTTCACAATCACATGGGAAGGATTAGGGGGTGACAAACCTTACGACCCAAATTCGGACGAATTGCCTTCAGAAGCCTTCAAAATAGAAGACCCGGATGGTATCGTCGTCGATATTACCGAGCAGGACGACCAGTGGCCCGGTGTGGACATTGATAGTAAGTCTTAA
- a CDS encoding phytanoyl-CoA dioxygenase family protein, with translation METDNLLATIEPHVTQLREEGWCVLENVIPPDVVGEVREEVETSESDYNEFRKEHGVWGRNVISFMPKFAAHLANERLLTTIQQLLGPQVRISQTEYKIRPPHYELVRAYHSDFPYDLNQKWHIPQPFPSAVIGITTLWMLSEFTTENGGTWIVPKTHVDLRNPRGKEDNIGDRNPLDGEMQAVGSAGSVLIMDSRIWHSNAENPSAGKRTAVVVRYAPWWLNLELFGANTATIPGETFDKLPDDVKLLYEHRAENREPTVWI, from the coding sequence ATGGAAACCGATAATCTATTAGCAACAATTGAACCCCACGTTACACAACTGCGAGAAGAGGGCTGGTGCGTCTTAGAGAACGTTATACCCCCCGATGTGGTTGGTGAGGTCCGTGAAGAGGTCGAAACCTCTGAATCGGACTATAATGAATTTAGAAAAGAACATGGTGTCTGGGGACGCAATGTCATCAGTTTCATGCCGAAGTTCGCCGCACACCTTGCGAACGAACGGCTCCTCACCACTATCCAACAGCTCCTCGGACCGCAAGTGCGTATTTCGCAGACTGAGTATAAGATCCGTCCCCCACATTACGAATTGGTGCGTGCATACCACTCCGATTTTCCGTATGATCTGAACCAGAAGTGGCACATTCCGCAACCGTTTCCGAGTGCTGTCATCGGTATCACTACCCTCTGGATGCTTTCCGAGTTCACAACGGAAAACGGCGGGACCTGGATTGTTCCCAAAACGCATGTGGACCTCCGGAACCCCAGAGGCAAAGAAGACAACATCGGTGACCGGAATCCACTTGACGGGGAGATGCAAGCCGTTGGCAGCGCCGGCAGTGTGCTCATCATGGACAGCCGGATTTGGCATTCCAATGCAGAAAATCCGAGTGCTGGGAAGCGGACTGCAGTCGTCGTCAGATACGCGCCGTGGTGGCTGAATTTAGAACTCTTTGGTGCGAATACCGCCACGATTCCGGGCGAAACGTTCGATAAGTTACCGGACGATGTCAAATTGCTCTATGAACACCGAGCAGAAAACCGGGAACCGACTGTCTGGATTTAA
- a CDS encoding SCP2 sterol-binding domain-containing protein gives MRKTPRIRRDYAHTPHRRRIGDSPRDEVISRIFVSLRIKRYLLRDFLTKQFEWIYSHFLFDFPFIMEYAIPQTMAIFETPDQLYSYISELFEEIATLPEAQEALKSLTVNVQFNYSMPDCKMILTAANGEYTLARGTCADTAPDVELTMTGDTAYKFWTGELNVMGAITTREIGVIGSLGKVMRLAPLIKTAVGYNRERETGF, from the coding sequence ATGCGAAAGACTCCTCGTATCCGCCGCGACTATGCCCATACACCCCATCGGAGACGCATAGGCGATAGTCCGAGAGATGAAGTAATTTCGCGCATCTTTGTAAGCTTGCGCATCAAAAGGTATCTCCTTAGAGATTTCCTCACGAAACAGTTTGAATGGATTTATTCTCATTTTTTATTTGACTTCCCATTTATTATGGAGTATGCTATACCGCAAACTATGGCTATATTTGAAACACCCGATCAACTCTATAGTTACATCAGTGAACTGTTTGAAGAAATTGCCACGCTACCGGAAGCGCAAGAGGCACTGAAGTCGTTGACGGTGAACGTCCAATTCAACTACAGCATGCCCGATTGCAAGATGATCCTAACGGCAGCAAATGGCGAATATACCCTTGCCCGCGGCACCTGTGCCGACACTGCTCCAGACGTTGAACTCACTATGACAGGTGACACCGCCTACAAATTTTGGACAGGCGAACTCAACGTTATGGGAGCGATAACAACACGCGAGATCGGTGTCATCGGCTCTCTTGGTAAAGTGATGCGGCTCGCACCGCTTATCAAGACAGCAGTCGGTTACAACCGCGAGCGAGAAACAGGCTTTTAA
- a CDS encoding methylated-DNA--[protein]-cysteine S-methyltransferase: protein MRINPFKLFREEISKEIPFDAQAYKDARNYFISRTIAYASPMGCMGIVAADTRSLSHVFFTDDFPFGESSPIHSQYPVLTYAQELLDQYFAGEPLEFSGVPIRFNWGTDFQNRVWETIRQIPYREVRSYKWIAEQVGKPKAVRAIGNAVGANPVSILIPCHRIVRSDGTLGGYGGGLERKRRLLTLEGHPIEQLR, encoded by the coding sequence ATGAGAATAAATCCATTCAAACTGTTTCGTGAGGAAATCTCTAAGGAGATACCTTTTGATGCGCAAGCTTACAAAGATGCGCGAAATTACTTCATCTCTCGGACTATCGCCTATGCGTCTCCGATGGGGTGTATGGGCATAGTCGCGGCGGATACGAGGAGTCTTTCGCATGTTTTCTTTACCGATGATTTTCCCTTCGGTGAATCATCACCCATCCATAGTCAATATCCTGTACTCACTTATGCACAGGAGCTGCTCGACCAGTATTTCGCTGGTGAGCCACTCGAGTTTTCTGGGGTTCCGATCCGATTCAACTGGGGAACGGACTTTCAGAACCGGGTGTGGGAGACTATTCGTCAGATTCCTTATAGAGAAGTGCGGAGTTACAAATGGATCGCAGAACAGGTAGGAAAACCGAAAGCAGTGCGTGCCATTGGAAACGCAGTCGGGGCGAATCCCGTATCAATTCTCATTCCGTGCCACCGTATCGTTAGAAGTGATGGCACATTAGGGGGATACGGGGGCGGTCTGGAACGTAAACGTCGATTGTTAACACTTGAAGGTCATCCTATTGAGCAATTAAGGTGA
- a CDS encoding aminotransferase class I/II-fold pyridoxal phosphate-dependent enzyme, with the protein MTSQKSLGKATQAIHAGEARTSSTQKTGMPLLPPIYQNSTFRFATAAECAEAFQDEESGYVYTRWGNPTQEVLEQKLAVLEAGEAALATASGMGAVSTALLTALAEGGHVVAMENLYSATFQILNEELPRFGIETTFVDATDPTQIAHAIRADTKVLYLESPTNPLLKLVDLQAAAEIAKAHGVISMIDNTFATPCGQQPITFGIDVVVHSMTKYMSGSGAVIAGAIIGQKEFIVRAKEGALRNFGAVISPFNAWLTLHGLTTLPLRFARHSENATRVAAFLEAHPAAAWVRHPSLPNHPQHELAKRQMDAFGGMITLELKGGRAAGEHLVDHLQLCSLAVSLGDVRTLICHPASTTHSHVPAEIRRQTGITDGLVRISIGLEDTEDIIADLGQALETCAP; encoded by the coding sequence ATGACATCGCAAAAAAGTTTAGGTAAAGCCACCCAAGCCATCCATGCAGGTGAAGCACGGACATCCTCCACGCAAAAAACAGGGATGCCTCTGTTACCGCCTATCTATCAAAACAGTACATTCCGTTTCGCAACCGCCGCTGAGTGCGCCGAGGCATTCCAAGATGAAGAGAGTGGTTATGTCTATACGCGCTGGGGGAATCCAACACAAGAGGTGTTAGAGCAGAAACTCGCCGTCCTCGAAGCCGGTGAAGCCGCACTCGCTACCGCGTCAGGGATGGGAGCAGTCAGCACAGCACTCCTCACGGCTTTGGCGGAGGGTGGACATGTCGTCGCAATGGAGAACCTCTATTCCGCTACGTTCCAAATCCTCAATGAGGAGTTGCCGCGATTCGGGATTGAGACTACGTTTGTTGATGCTACAGACCCTACGCAAATCGCGCACGCTATCCGAGCGGATACCAAGGTCCTTTATCTTGAAAGCCCAACAAATCCACTCCTAAAACTCGTTGATTTACAGGCAGCCGCCGAGATTGCAAAAGCACACGGTGTGATCTCAATGATTGACAATACATTCGCTACCCCGTGCGGTCAGCAGCCGATTACCTTTGGCATTGATGTCGTCGTTCACAGCATGACGAAGTACATGAGTGGTTCCGGGGCAGTTATTGCGGGCGCGATTATTGGACAAAAGGAATTCATCGTGCGTGCCAAGGAGGGGGCACTCCGCAACTTTGGAGCAGTTATTAGTCCGTTCAACGCATGGTTAACACTTCACGGGCTCACGACTCTACCGTTACGGTTTGCACGGCACAGTGAGAACGCCACACGTGTCGCAGCGTTTCTTGAGGCACATCCGGCAGCGGCATGGGTCCGCCATCCCAGTTTGCCGAATCACCCGCAACATGAACTCGCCAAACGCCAGATGGATGCGTTTGGTGGTATGATAACGTTGGAATTGAAAGGTGGACGCGCCGCGGGTGAACACCTCGTCGATCATCTCCAGCTCTGTTCGCTGGCAGTCAGTTTGGGCGACGTGCGCACCCTCATCTGTCATCCTGCATCAACGACGCATTCACATGTTCCCGCAGAGATCCGTCGGCAGACCGGCATCACGGATGGGTTAGTCAGAATCTCCATCGGTCTGGAAGATACCGAAGATATTATCGCCGATCTCGGACAGGCGTTAGAGACCTGTGCTCCTTAA
- a CDS encoding tetratricopeptide repeat protein, with protein MKKFIIAEICVVLALILGFWLGRITGTDTSYENYYDNADKAWTAAQALDNPPITLDEPDKSRLRKVRAAYREVFDKYPDSLWADDAIYQLASRIPRTDEEAFALFRRLINNYPDSEWADDSMYAIAFASYQIAEQLKKTGTLESVDAYYDRALALYNQLTAIYPGSELSDQAEFNKAMCYYGKGELNLALAQFDALREPFSDSPLLYQILYVTGEIYIKKQDYESARVEFTNVVDSGDPDLSPLASFGIPQTYLAEGKYQEAIDGYQRVIDLYPDAKVGQDAYFYMGWAYERLGKYDEAIARLEEAIDLYPRNENAANSQIYIGQIAYANNDMASAIDAYQKVADNSTYDYDNRRQAQYWVGKIHEDGGDADSAVDAYQKLITEFPEPHKEATHPSNNINENYIQNLRSTGL; from the coding sequence ATGAAGAAATTCATAATTGCAGAAATTTGCGTTGTGCTCGCGCTCATCCTCGGGTTTTGGCTCGGACGTATCACGGGGACCGACACGAGTTACGAAAACTACTACGACAACGCCGACAAAGCATGGACAGCAGCACAAGCACTCGACAATCCGCCAATCACACTTGACGAACCCGACAAAAGCCGTTTACGCAAAGTTCGAGCCGCATATCGCGAAGTGTTCGACAAATATCCTGACAGTCTATGGGCAGACGATGCTATCTACCAACTCGCTTCACGGATTCCACGCACCGATGAAGAGGCTTTCGCACTCTTTCGTCGGCTTATCAACAATTATCCAGATAGTGAGTGGGCAGACGATTCGATGTATGCCATCGCTTTCGCCTCTTATCAGATCGCGGAGCAGTTAAAAAAGACAGGGACGCTTGAATCCGTAGATGCTTACTATGACCGGGCACTCGCGCTTTATAACCAATTAACTGCGATATACCCGGGCAGTGAACTCTCGGATCAGGCGGAGTTTAATAAAGCGATGTGTTATTATGGAAAGGGTGAATTGAACCTCGCACTTGCTCAGTTTGATGCGCTCAGAGAGCCGTTCAGTGACAGTCCGCTGCTCTACCAGATTCTATACGTCACCGGCGAAATTTACATCAAGAAACAGGATTATGAAAGCGCGCGCGTGGAATTTACAAACGTTGTTGATTCCGGAGATCCCGACCTTTCACCGCTCGCGAGTTTCGGCATTCCCCAAACTTACCTTGCGGAAGGGAAATATCAGGAGGCGATTGACGGCTACCAGAGAGTCATAGATCTCTATCCAGATGCCAAAGTGGGTCAGGATGCGTACTTTTATATGGGGTGGGCGTATGAGCGGCTTGGCAAATATGACGAAGCCATCGCTCGACTTGAGGAAGCCATTGACTTGTACCCGCGCAATGAGAATGCCGCCAACTCACAGATTTATATCGGGCAAATTGCCTATGCCAACAACGACATGGCGAGTGCCATTGACGCGTATCAGAAGGTCGCAGACAACAGCACTTACGATTACGATAACCGGCGGCAGGCACAGTACTGGGTAGGCAAAATCCATGAAGACGGTGGCGATGCGGATTCAGCAGTAGACGCATACCAGAAGTTGATCACAGAATTCCCGGAACCGCACAAAGAGGCGACCCATCCGTCGAATAATATCAATGAGAATTACATCCAAAATTTAAGGAGCACAGGTCTCTAA
- a CDS encoding amino acid ABC transporter substrate-binding protein — protein MSVRKLLFRVSAFVLAIALVVPLLAEGEESILDKVKNRGRLICGVNKELPGFGFLGQTGEWKGFDVDYGRAIAAAVLGDPNKVEFRPLKAAERFPALQTGEIDVLIRNTTWTLTRDTDLGADFCPPTFYDGQGFMLRKELGITSLEELAGATVGVTAGSTTELNLADTTRALGIEVEPVVFEETETLYQSYDQGRCDVVTSDKSQLISRRQSLKNPDDHIILDVTISKEPLGPVTVHGDNKWNDVVSWVVYATFAAEEHGITQANVSTFKTENPEIKRFLGLDGSGGMGEKLGLSKDWARQAIAAVGNYGEIFDRNLTPLGLPRGVNKPWMQGGLLYAMPFR, from the coding sequence ATTTCTGTGCGTAAATTATTGTTTCGTGTTTCCGCATTCGTTTTAGCGATAGCATTGGTAGTCCCATTACTCGCCGAAGGTGAGGAGAGTATTCTGGATAAAGTTAAAAACAGAGGCAGACTGATATGTGGTGTGAATAAGGAATTGCCCGGTTTCGGTTTCCTCGGTCAAACTGGTGAATGGAAGGGGTTTGACGTAGATTACGGTCGGGCGATCGCTGCTGCCGTTCTGGGGGACCCGAATAAGGTTGAGTTCCGTCCCTTAAAGGCTGCTGAGCGTTTCCCCGCTCTCCAGACGGGCGAAATAGATGTGCTTATCCGCAACACCACTTGGACCCTGACTCGCGACACTGATCTCGGTGCTGACTTCTGCCCACCGACCTTTTACGACGGCCAGGGTTTCATGCTCCGCAAGGAGCTGGGGATAACATCACTCGAGGAGCTGGCGGGAGCAACTGTCGGTGTCACTGCTGGCAGTACCACCGAGTTAAACCTCGCCGATACGACACGCGCCTTAGGAATTGAAGTTGAACCTGTTGTCTTTGAGGAGACTGAAACGCTTTACCAAAGTTACGATCAGGGGCGTTGTGATGTAGTGACAAGCGACAAATCCCAATTAATCTCCCGTCGTCAATCCTTAAAAAACCCAGATGACCATATTATTCTTGATGTAACCATTTCAAAAGAGCCTTTGGGACCCGTCACCGTCCATGGTGATAACAAATGGAATGATGTCGTGAGTTGGGTCGTTTATGCCACGTTCGCCGCCGAGGAACACGGTATTACGCAAGCCAACGTCAGCACCTTTAAAACAGAGAATCCCGAAATCAAACGGTTCTTGGGTTTAGATGGAAGTGGTGGTATGGGTGAAAAACTCGGGCTGTCAAAAGATTGGGCACGCCAAGCCATCGCTGCTGTTGGCAACTATGGCGAGATTTTTGACCGTAATCTGACACCGTTGGGTCTACCGCGTGGGGTTAATAAACCGTGGATGCAAGGCGGTTTACTCTATGCGATGCCGTTCCGTTAA
- a CDS encoding ABC transporter permease subunit (The N-terminal region of this protein, as described by TIGR01726, is a three transmembrane segment that identifies a subfamily of ABC transporter permease subunits, which specificities that include histidine, arginine, glutamine, glutamate, L-cystine (sic), the opines (in Agrobacterium) octopine and nopaline, etc.), with translation MENNLPKGVSGKIPFWRDIRVLRVLFQVIFLLGVILLLVILYTNMLKGLRGLGLTLNLDFLQDEAGFDISEGIPYEPSDVYLKAFWVGILNTLKVSIIGIVCATLLGLLFGIARLSSNWLIRTIATAYVECFRNVPLLLQILFWYTAVVGQLPRVRESIALFGGVFINNRGIYLPSPEPTSGLRIWLGFLAAGLLLAVVLYVVRWRKLQQLDRPGFRAKWALPAFLIVALCGWFLTPSRPFTLDLPVLQGFNFRGGMRFSPEFSALLIALSVYTGAFIAEIVRSGIQSVVKGQREAAKAIGLKESQTLRLIVLPQSIPIIVPPLTSQYLNLTKNSSLAVAIGFPDLVSVGNTMMTQTGQSIPVFAMIMVSYLVMSLTTSAAMNWYNRWITRVGF, from the coding sequence ATGGAAAATAATTTACCTAAAGGTGTATCGGGAAAAATCCCCTTCTGGCGAGATATCCGAGTTTTACGGGTCCTATTTCAAGTTATTTTTTTGCTCGGTGTGATCCTGTTGTTAGTCATTCTTTACACGAACATGCTAAAGGGGCTCCGTGGGCTTGGGTTAACACTGAATCTCGATTTTCTTCAGGACGAAGCCGGGTTTGACATTTCGGAGGGTATTCCGTATGAACCTTCGGATGTGTATCTCAAAGCGTTCTGGGTTGGGATCCTGAATACCCTTAAAGTTAGCATCATCGGGATCGTCTGTGCGACACTGCTGGGACTCCTTTTCGGCATCGCTCGACTGTCGAGTAACTGGTTAATCCGAACGATAGCGACCGCTTATGTCGAATGCTTCCGGAACGTTCCGCTCCTACTTCAGATTCTGTTTTGGTACACTGCCGTAGTGGGTCAACTCCCCAGAGTTAGGGAGAGTATAGCACTATTCGGAGGCGTGTTCATTAACAACCGAGGGATATACCTACCATCGCCTGAGCCTACCTCAGGTCTGAGAATTTGGCTCGGTTTTCTTGCCGCGGGTCTACTCTTGGCAGTGGTTCTCTATGTTGTGCGATGGCGGAAACTCCAACAGTTGGACCGCCCCGGTTTTCGCGCCAAGTGGGCACTGCCCGCCTTCCTTATCGTGGCACTTTGCGGATGGTTTCTCACACCGAGTAGACCGTTTACGTTGGATTTACCGGTGTTACAAGGTTTCAACTTCAGAGGGGGGATGCGCTTTTCACCAGAGTTTTCTGCCCTTTTAATTGCGCTTTCTGTGTATACAGGGGCTTTTATTGCCGAAATCGTGAGAAGCGGTATACAATCGGTCGTTAAGGGCCAACGGGAAGCAGCGAAAGCCATCGGTTTGAAGGAATCGCAGACATTGCGGTTAATCGTCCTTCCCCAGTCTATTCCTATCATTGTGCCACCGCTGACAAGTCAGTACCTGAACCTCACGAAAAATTCAAGTTTGGCTGTCGCAATCGGTTTCCCCGATCTGGTTAGCGTCGGAAATACGATGATGACTCAAACGGGACAATCAATTCCCGTTTTTGCGATGATTATGGTGAGCTATCTGGTGATGAGTTTGACGACATCAGCCGCCATGAATTGGTACAACCGTTGGATTACCCGAGTTGGTTTTTAA
- a CDS encoding amino acid ABC transporter permease has translation MKPPAHTKGPARWIKDNLFNTWYNVLLSCLAFICLFFIFKALLTWAFTEAKWGVIPANLQLFGVGAYPREQIWRVWSVIYILCVLVGLSAGIWGGLVLRFAIVLGGIWFIGALLPFELSTRGWFLGAVAITAASFFLGRGRTGLRPWILGGWLLSFPLIMIVLRGFGENGVLTSNWGGLLLTLILAVVGIVVSFPLGVFLALCRQSNLPVIRWVSTAYIEMVRGVPLITILFMGSILIPIFMPGFDINQVLRMMIGITFFSAAYMAENVRGGLQGIPRGQHEAAQAIGLNYAQTMLLIVLPQALRSVIPAIVGQFIALFKDTSLVAIIGLIDLLGVARSVIANPDWFGLQAEVYLFAAIIYFVFSYSMSYGSQEIEDALRVGEI, from the coding sequence ATGAAGCCCCCAGCCCATACAAAAGGTCCCGCACGATGGATTAAGGATAACTTATTTAACACTTGGTACAACGTGCTTTTAAGTTGTTTGGCGTTTATCTGCCTCTTTTTTATTTTTAAGGCACTTTTGACATGGGCTTTCACAGAAGCGAAGTGGGGTGTTATTCCGGCTAACCTTCAGCTCTTTGGTGTTGGGGCTTATCCACGGGAACAGATATGGCGCGTATGGAGTGTGATTTATATTTTATGCGTGCTTGTGGGTTTGAGTGCCGGGATATGGGGTGGCTTGGTTCTCCGATTTGCCATTGTGCTTGGGGGTATTTGGTTCATTGGTGCGCTGCTCCCTTTTGAACTCTCGACGCGAGGGTGGTTTTTAGGCGCGGTCGCCATAACAGCAGCCTCTTTTTTTCTTGGACGTGGCAGAACAGGGTTACGCCCTTGGATTTTGGGGGGTTGGTTGCTCTCCTTCCCCTTGATAATGATAGTGTTACGCGGGTTCGGGGAGAATGGTGTTCTCACAAGCAATTGGGGTGGACTTCTATTGACCCTAATTTTAGCGGTTGTAGGTATCGTCGTCTCTTTTCCACTTGGTGTATTTTTAGCACTCTGCCGTCAGAGCAATCTTCCTGTTATCCGATGGGTTTCAACGGCTTATATTGAGATGGTTCGCGGTGTGCCGTTGATAACAATCCTATTCATGGGGAGTATCTTGATACCGATCTTCATGCCGGGTTTTGATATTAACCAGGTTTTACGGATGATGATCGGGATCACTTTCTTCTCTGCCGCCTACATGGCGGAGAACGTTCGTGGGGGGCTCCAAGGGATTCCGCGCGGACAACATGAGGCAGCACAAGCGATCGGACTTAACTACGCACAGACAATGCTGTTGATCGTCTTACCGCAAGCACTCCGATCGGTCATTCCAGCGATTGTTGGACAATTCATCGCGTTGTTTAAGGACACATCTTTGGTTGCTATCATCGGGCTTATTGACCTCTTAGGTGTCGCCAGAAGTGTTATCGCCAACCCAGACTGGTTCGGACTGCAAGCCGAGGTCTATCTGTTCGCTGCAATTATCTATTTCGTTTTCAGTTATTCCATGTCCTACGGCAGCCAGGAAATTGAGGACGCGCTCCGTGTTGGGGAAATTTAG